In Actinoplanes derwentensis, the following proteins share a genomic window:
- a CDS encoding calcium-binding protein, whose protein sequence is MSYSRWLPQLGVALLIAVPFGIAAPADAAAKPGGVYVSATTWIQFAAAERAASRVVITRNGNTVTVDDRVAIRAGDGCKQVKGDKTRVRCTTRKPPTRVRVKLFDKNDSVVNKSGLPMWAYGGSGNDAITGGTGTDVIDSGSGNDTVTGGTGDDTILGGTGHDRISGGAGKDTVNAGDGNDTVDAGAGNDRVQAGSGVDTVYGGSGDDTIDDSAGNGRFYGGDGYDIIHGLSGDDRLDGGNGADELHGGNGHDQLYGGPGSNTLTGGLGNDRMYGGPDHDHFYEPATFTPGVADADVFVSSGGNDGVSYFDRAAPVTMDADGQIGDDGSAGEHDTIGVGIRSLIGGDGDDTLYAPPGNGYLDGGPGNDTLHGSNGNDNLVGGFGNDVLLGAAGDDRLDGGLGDDRLDGQAGDDNLVGDSDGRIDQSLRLGADHLLGGPGRDQVDYVSHELPITVDLDGEIGDDGAVGEHDTVGADVENVIGTDYADAITGNDTANRLQGYRGADIVYGLGGDDTLLGGDGGTRLYGGDGDDTLWGHAWHQSVMYLDGGNDGTETGDLCIMGAVHDDWINCERF, encoded by the coding sequence ATGTCGTATTCGCGGTGGCTGCCCCAGCTCGGGGTAGCCCTTCTGATCGCCGTCCCCTTCGGGATCGCCGCTCCGGCCGACGCCGCCGCCAAGCCCGGAGGCGTGTACGTCTCGGCCACCACCTGGATCCAGTTCGCCGCTGCAGAACGCGCCGCCAGCCGGGTGGTGATCACCCGCAATGGCAACACGGTCACCGTCGACGACCGGGTCGCCATCCGCGCCGGTGACGGCTGCAAGCAGGTCAAGGGCGACAAGACGCGGGTACGTTGCACCACCCGCAAGCCACCGACGAGAGTCCGCGTCAAACTCTTCGACAAGAACGACTCGGTGGTCAACAAGTCCGGCCTGCCGATGTGGGCGTACGGCGGATCCGGCAACGACGCCATCACCGGCGGGACCGGCACGGACGTCATCGACAGCGGCTCCGGCAACGACACGGTCACCGGCGGTACCGGAGATGACACGATCCTCGGCGGCACCGGCCACGACCGGATCTCCGGCGGCGCGGGCAAGGACACCGTCAACGCCGGCGACGGCAACGACACCGTCGATGCGGGCGCGGGCAACGACCGGGTACAAGCCGGATCCGGCGTCGACACCGTCTACGGCGGATCCGGCGACGACACCATCGACGACAGCGCCGGCAACGGCCGCTTCTACGGCGGCGACGGCTACGACATCATTCACGGTCTGTCCGGTGACGATCGCCTGGACGGCGGCAACGGCGCCGACGAGTTGCACGGCGGTAATGGCCATGACCAGCTCTACGGCGGGCCGGGTAGCAACACCCTCACCGGTGGTCTCGGCAACGACCGGATGTACGGCGGACCCGACCACGACCACTTCTACGAGCCGGCGACGTTCACTCCCGGCGTCGCCGACGCCGACGTCTTCGTCTCCAGCGGCGGCAACGACGGCGTCAGCTACTTCGACCGCGCCGCGCCGGTCACCATGGACGCCGACGGCCAGATCGGCGACGACGGCTCGGCCGGCGAACACGACACCATCGGCGTCGGCATTCGCAGCCTGATCGGCGGCGACGGCGACGACACCCTCTACGCGCCGCCGGGCAACGGCTACCTGGACGGTGGCCCCGGCAACGACACCCTGCACGGCAGCAACGGCAACGACAACCTGGTCGGCGGCTTCGGTAACGACGTCCTACTCGGCGCCGCGGGTGACGACCGTCTCGACGGCGGGCTCGGCGACGACCGGCTCGACGGTCAGGCCGGCGACGACAACCTGGTCGGCGACAGTGACGGCCGCATCGATCAGTCCCTCCGGCTGGGCGCGGACCATCTACTCGGCGGTCCCGGCCGGGACCAGGTGGACTACGTCAGCCACGAACTGCCGATCACTGTCGACCTGGACGGCGAGATCGGTGACGACGGCGCCGTGGGCGAACACGACACCGTCGGCGCCGACGTCGAGAACGTCATCGGCACCGACTACGCCGATGCGATCACCGGCAACGACACGGCCAACCGGCTCCAGGGATACCGCGGCGCCGACATCGTGTACGGCCTCGGCGGCGACGACACCCTCCTCGGCGGCGACGGCGGCACCCGGCTGTACGGCGGCGACGGTGACGACACGCTCTGGGGCCACGCCTGGCACCAGAGCGTGATGTACCTGGACGGCGGCAACGACGGCACCGAGACCGGCGACCTCTGCATCATGGGCGCGGTCCACGACGACTGGATCAACTGCGAACGCTTCTGA
- a CDS encoding ISAs1 family transposase translates to MASSLIRALTVTTPGSDTPPSPVTDSEHTGLAEALGRIPDPRNPHGTRYSLVALLTVAVCAVLAGATSFAAIADWLYDLDEPDQVRLGFTRGVPAGTTMWRLLTRLDASVVSTVLAGWLRSRTPPAPARPRRYRTVIAVDGKTLRGARLPEGRQVHLLSALDTSTGIVLAQVTVDTKSNEIPAFTPLLTAVENVLGSLTGVLFVADAMHTQTDHAEQITRRGAHLLLQAKGNQPTLHTQLKTLPWAQIPVGDRTRDRGHGRKETRTVKAVTLHTPGGIAFPKAQQAARITRTRTIDGKTSRETTYLITSLSAANAQPTDLQKWARAEWLIENQVHNVRDVTFREDLHQARTGTGPAVMATLRNTAIGWHRINGATNIARANRRADRRSHDLITAVTSSYPRTQ, encoded by the coding sequence ATGGCATCATCTCTGATTCGCGCACTGACCGTGACAACCCCCGGCTCCGACACTCCACCATCACCGGTCACCGATAGTGAACACACCGGGCTCGCCGAAGCCCTGGGCCGGATTCCGGACCCGCGTAACCCGCACGGGACCCGGTATTCCCTGGTGGCGTTGCTGACAGTCGCGGTCTGCGCGGTCCTGGCCGGTGCCACCTCGTTCGCTGCGATCGCCGACTGGCTGTACGACCTCGACGAGCCCGACCAGGTCCGGCTCGGGTTCACCCGGGGCGTGCCGGCCGGCACGACGATGTGGCGGCTGCTGACCCGCCTCGACGCGAGTGTGGTCAGCACTGTTCTGGCCGGCTGGCTGCGGTCGCGGACACCGCCGGCACCCGCCCGGCCACGCCGCTATCGGACCGTGATAGCCGTCGACGGCAAGACCTTGCGGGGCGCCCGCCTGCCCGAGGGCCGCCAGGTGCATCTGCTGTCCGCGCTGGACACCAGCACCGGCATCGTCCTGGCCCAGGTCACCGTCGACACCAAAAGCAACGAAATCCCAGCCTTCACACCCCTGCTCACCGCCGTCGAAAACGTGCTGGGCAGCCTGACCGGGGTCCTGTTCGTCGCCGACGCGATGCATACCCAGACCGATCACGCCGAGCAGATCACCCGCCGCGGAGCACACCTGTTGCTGCAGGCGAAGGGGAACCAGCCCACCCTTCACACCCAGCTCAAGACCCTGCCGTGGGCGCAGATCCCGGTCGGTGACCGCACCCGCGACCGCGGGCACGGCCGTAAGGAGACCCGCACGGTCAAGGCCGTCACCCTGCACACCCCGGGCGGAATCGCCTTCCCGAAAGCCCAGCAGGCCGCCCGGATCACCCGGACCCGCACCATCGACGGCAAGACCAGCCGCGAGACCACCTACCTGATCACCTCCCTGAGCGCCGCCAACGCCCAGCCCACTGACCTGCAAAAATGGGCCAGGGCAGAGTGGTTGATCGAGAACCAGGTCCACAACGTCAGAGACGTCACTTTCCGTGAGGATCTTCACCAAGCCCGGACCGGCACCGGACCCGCCGTCATGGCCACCCTGCGTAACACCGCGATCGGCTGGCACCGCATCAACGGCGCCACCAACATCGCCCGCGCCAACCGACGCGCCGACCGCCGATCACACGACCTCATCACCGCCGTGACCAGCAGTTACCCCAGAACGCAATGA
- a CDS encoding type II toxin-antitoxin system RelE family toxin, whose product MVYDDLDPGRRILHGAGSIDQVLEEAQIEFAQPVFSPQAMEDIRDLPVRDTNRIFAAIKEMKSPHGSDVHATANGLMVLRVGNYRLFFRQLDDAELRRLGRVAQDHEGRATDIVILTIKKRGQM is encoded by the coding sequence ATGGTCTATGACGACTTGGATCCAGGGCGACGAATCCTGCATGGCGCCGGCAGTATCGACCAGGTATTAGAAGAAGCCCAGATCGAGTTCGCCCAACCTGTATTCTCACCTCAGGCGATGGAGGATATTCGAGACCTGCCAGTAAGAGATACGAATCGCATCTTTGCCGCCATAAAGGAAATGAAGTCACCCCATGGCTCAGACGTTCATGCGACAGCGAATGGCCTGATGGTATTGCGAGTTGGCAACTATAGACTGTTCTTTCGCCAGCTTGACGACGCGGAGCTAAGGAGGCTCGGCAGGGTTGCGCAGGATCACGAAGGTCGAGCAACTGACATTGTTATTTTGACCATCAAGAAGCGCGGTCAAATGTAA
- a CDS encoding GlxA family transcriptional regulator, whose amino-acid sequence MIGSSRRRHRVAVLALDGVQPMEAGMPFQTFGLHDSRYDVILCGQSAGPVETLNGWSLIAPYGLDEVVAADTVIVPAYRGAERDTPPDATPDVRDALREAHSRGARIATICAGAFALASTGLLDGKRATTHWLFTDELARRHPRIEVDPGVLYVDNGSLLTSAGVASGIDLCLHLLRRDCGAATATSIARGIVAAPHREGGQAQYVTRPPAPPNRTELSATLEWALRRLDTPLTVAELAAHATVAERTFARMFTAQLGVSPIKWLTAARVSRARELLETTDAGIDHIGQACGLGTPANFRHHFRLATGTTPTDYRRTFSSRISTPTRISTYGR is encoded by the coding sequence ATGATCGGTTCGTCTCGGCGGCGCCATCGCGTCGCGGTCCTCGCCCTCGACGGTGTGCAGCCGATGGAGGCCGGCATGCCGTTCCAGACCTTCGGGCTCCACGACAGCCGCTACGACGTCATCCTGTGCGGGCAGTCCGCCGGGCCGGTCGAGACCCTCAACGGCTGGTCGCTCATCGCGCCGTACGGCCTCGACGAGGTGGTCGCGGCCGACACGGTGATCGTGCCGGCCTACCGGGGCGCGGAGCGGGACACCCCACCGGATGCCACCCCGGACGTGCGGGACGCGCTCCGCGAGGCGCACTCCCGGGGCGCGCGGATCGCCACCATCTGCGCGGGCGCGTTCGCTCTGGCCTCCACCGGCCTGCTTGACGGCAAGCGCGCGACCACCCATTGGCTGTTCACCGACGAGCTGGCCCGCCGTCATCCGCGCATCGAGGTGGACCCCGGCGTGCTCTACGTCGACAACGGCTCCCTGCTCACTTCAGCCGGGGTGGCCAGCGGCATCGACCTCTGCCTGCACCTGCTGCGCCGGGACTGCGGCGCGGCCACGGCCACGTCGATCGCCCGCGGAATCGTGGCCGCGCCACACCGCGAGGGCGGCCAGGCTCAGTACGTGACCCGCCCTCCCGCGCCACCGAACCGCACCGAGCTGAGCGCGACCCTGGAGTGGGCCCTGCGCCGCCTCGACACCCCGCTGACGGTCGCCGAGTTGGCCGCCCACGCGACGGTCGCCGAGCGCACGTTCGCCCGGATGTTCACCGCGCAGCTCGGGGTCAGCCCGATCAAGTGGCTCACGGCCGCCCGGGTCAGCCGCGCCCGCGAACTACTCGAGACGACCGACGCCGGCATAGACCACATCGGCCAGGCATGCGGTCTGGGCACCCCGGCGAACTTCCGCCACCACTTCCGGCTCGCGACAGGAACCACCCCGACCGACTACCGCCGCACCTTCTCGTCCCGCATTTCCACCCCGACCCGTATTTCCACGTACGGACGATGA
- a CDS encoding DJ-1/PfpI family protein produces MTDTRPYRITVLLFDGVEELDFTGPWETLRIWQTVATRPVSVRTASLDGAPVRCALGLTVTPDGGIDDEPRPDLVVHPGGAGIDTLHTDQAHLARMRALAEHGTVMTSVCNGAMVYAAAGLLDGRAATSHWLVLDELAGQHPKVEVVRDRRWVDAGPVVTSAGITAGIDMALHLIDRLENTDTARAVAGMLEHPWDPRVDLVAATSPENRQHTLTSIVPLMQAARGTA; encoded by the coding sequence ATGACAGACACCCGGCCCTACCGCATCACCGTGCTCCTTTTCGACGGCGTCGAGGAGCTGGACTTCACCGGCCCGTGGGAGACACTGCGGATCTGGCAGACGGTGGCGACCCGGCCGGTGAGCGTGCGTACGGCCAGCCTCGACGGGGCGCCCGTACGCTGCGCGCTGGGGTTGACGGTCACCCCGGACGGCGGGATCGACGACGAACCCCGGCCCGACCTCGTCGTGCACCCCGGCGGTGCGGGCATCGACACGCTCCACACCGACCAGGCACATCTGGCCCGGATGCGGGCCCTCGCCGAGCACGGCACGGTCATGACCTCGGTCTGCAACGGCGCGATGGTCTACGCCGCGGCCGGGCTGCTCGACGGCCGGGCCGCCACCTCCCACTGGCTAGTCCTGGACGAGCTGGCCGGGCAGCACCCGAAGGTCGAGGTCGTCCGCGACCGGCGCTGGGTGGACGCCGGCCCGGTGGTGACCAGCGCGGGCATCACCGCCGGCATCGACATGGCACTGCACCTGATCGACCGGCTGGAGAACACCGACACGGCCCGGGCGGTGGCCGGCATGCTCGAGCACCCGTGGGACCCACGAGTGGACCTCGTCGCGGCGACCAGCCCGGAGAACCGCCAGCACACACTCACCAGCATCGTCCCGCTGATGCAGGCGGCCCGCGGAACCGCTTGA
- a CDS encoding GmrSD restriction endonuclease domain-containing protein produces MGGSSISGDSFALSDLFSKATYAIDYYQREYAWTAGDVRTLVDDLCSQFDEAVQDPKTRRGMRYADPYFLGPIVYYEQRGGSRFLVDGQQRFTTVHLIFMHLHRQARELRLRDAEARLDRVIREAHGGTWRFRIDIQERRDLLQALYNGRKYEVPDHGASLSLRNLHARSLELEQLLAERIAADDLSRFTDWLLDRVILVGIQAPSRDTGFRIFESMNDRGARLTAVDLLKSFLLSHVGQDEEELNKSWREMLASLTPAWDDHGAPGRFLKSVLIAHHARLGGEFRDRDDINMALHLWIRQNADGLLGLKQPNQYFRFVEQLIKLATLYRTLQAASERPYPELEAVYFNAVNGLANQMTFILAAIKSDDPLTVAKAKARLVANFIDRWFVLRVLADEPALSRDLDDLTPLLIPQLRKCKTVDDVATCLWAEMPPDDGYESVRAFGLRGNNLAQVRYLLARLTAFAESQWGAPDLTTAYLSLDRGWDVEHIFANKHDRHPEISDPVEFRLLRNRLGLLGLLTKTVNRSLQDADLPAKVEVYRSENLLLRCLHRGFQQSQKPVRVLIQKYDLAHHMCALPREGGIRAAVAQRQELYRRLFCEIWKLESLGFPAAEPIVAEPADGPAGEATNGTLTTSTTMPGRAMRPTDLQRMVRAGKLRAGSALIGTAAGQEVRATIQDDGTIRLDATGDIFRKPDDPGQAVTGKRCSGMTFWHTASTDGTLRTLRQVRDTPVTA; encoded by the coding sequence GTGGGTGGTTCGTCGATCAGCGGAGATAGCTTCGCGCTGTCCGATTTGTTCAGCAAGGCCACGTACGCGATCGACTACTACCAGCGCGAATATGCGTGGACTGCTGGCGATGTACGGACTCTGGTGGACGATCTGTGCTCCCAGTTCGACGAAGCCGTCCAGGACCCGAAGACGCGCCGGGGGATGCGGTACGCCGACCCGTACTTCCTGGGGCCGATCGTCTACTACGAACAGCGTGGCGGTTCGCGCTTTCTCGTTGACGGACAGCAACGGTTCACCACCGTGCATCTGATCTTCATGCATCTACATCGGCAGGCGCGCGAGCTAAGGCTCCGGGATGCCGAGGCTCGCCTAGATCGCGTGATCCGGGAGGCGCACGGCGGCACCTGGCGATTCCGGATCGACATCCAGGAACGCCGTGATCTCCTCCAAGCCCTCTACAACGGACGGAAGTACGAAGTCCCCGACCACGGGGCGTCGCTTTCTTTGCGGAACCTTCACGCGCGGAGTCTTGAGCTCGAGCAACTGCTAGCGGAACGGATCGCAGCGGATGATCTGAGCAGGTTCACCGATTGGTTGCTCGATCGGGTGATCTTGGTCGGGATCCAGGCGCCGAGCCGGGACACCGGTTTCCGGATCTTCGAGTCGATGAATGATCGAGGAGCCCGACTAACCGCCGTTGACCTCCTGAAAAGCTTTTTGCTGTCGCACGTGGGCCAGGACGAGGAAGAACTCAACAAGAGCTGGCGGGAGATGCTGGCATCACTGACGCCGGCCTGGGATGACCACGGCGCTCCCGGAAGATTCCTCAAGTCCGTCCTCATCGCCCACCATGCCCGGCTGGGCGGTGAGTTCCGGGACCGCGACGACATCAACATGGCGCTGCACCTATGGATCCGCCAGAATGCGGACGGGCTTCTCGGGCTCAAGCAGCCTAACCAATACTTCCGGTTCGTCGAACAGCTGATCAAGCTGGCCACCCTATATCGCACGTTGCAGGCGGCCAGCGAACGTCCATACCCAGAGCTAGAGGCGGTCTACTTCAACGCTGTCAACGGGCTGGCCAATCAGATGACTTTCATCCTGGCCGCGATTAAGTCTGACGATCCTTTAACAGTGGCGAAAGCCAAGGCGAGGCTGGTCGCAAACTTCATCGATCGATGGTTTGTCCTCCGAGTCCTCGCCGACGAGCCGGCGCTGTCACGCGATCTCGACGATCTGACGCCGTTGCTCATCCCACAGCTACGCAAGTGCAAGACTGTTGACGATGTCGCTACGTGCCTGTGGGCGGAGATGCCGCCCGATGATGGGTACGAGTCGGTGCGGGCTTTCGGCCTACGCGGAAACAACTTGGCGCAGGTCCGCTACTTGCTGGCCAGGCTGACGGCCTTCGCGGAAAGCCAGTGGGGAGCTCCCGATCTGACAACCGCCTACCTCAGCCTCGACCGTGGATGGGATGTCGAGCACATCTTCGCCAACAAGCACGACCGGCATCCGGAGATCTCGGATCCGGTGGAGTTCCGGCTGCTCCGCAACCGCCTCGGACTACTCGGACTGCTCACGAAGACCGTCAATCGGAGTCTGCAGGATGCGGACCTCCCGGCCAAGGTCGAGGTCTATCGCAGTGAGAACCTGTTGCTGCGCTGCCTGCACCGCGGCTTCCAGCAGAGCCAAAAACCAGTTCGTGTCCTGATCCAGAAGTACGACCTCGCCCATCACATGTGCGCGCTGCCCCGGGAGGGCGGTATCCGCGCTGCCGTCGCGCAACGGCAAGAGCTGTACCGGCGCCTGTTCTGCGAAATCTGGAAGCTGGAGTCTCTGGGTTTTCCCGCCGCCGAGCCTATTGTTGCCGAGCCGGCTGATGGCCCGGCAGGCGAAGCGACAAATGGGACGTTGACCACCTCGACGACCATGCCTGGCCGCGCGATGCGGCCGACTGACCTGCAACGCATGGTTCGCGCCGGGAAGTTACGAGCTGGCAGCGCCCTGATCGGAACCGCCGCGGGCCAGGAAGTTCGGGCAACGATCCAGGATGACGGCACTATCCGGCTCGACGCCACCGGCGATATCTTCCGCAAACCTGACGATCCCGGCCAAGCGGTCACTGGGAAACGGTGCTCGGGGATGACCTTCTGGCATACCGCCTCGACAGACGGCACCCTGCGGACCCTACGGCAGGTCCGAGACACACCAGTGACCGCCTGA